TGGCTTATAGCAACCTTTATTATTATAGGTTTAGCTTTATACGAAGAAAAAGAAATGATTAAAACTCATGATGAAGCTTATATTAAATATCGTGGTAAAACACCTTTTATGCTACCTTTACCTAAAGTTATATCAAATCTAATATTATTTCCAATGAAATTATTTTTTAAAAAGGCCTATCCTGAAAAAAATATCGAAATTTTCTCAATTCTAACAATATATTTTGTAATCTTGATAATAATATCAATATTATATTAACATACCATAAATTTTAAATAAAGAATGAAACAAATTTTTAAGTGAAAATTATGAAAGGGTCTAAAACAATACCCAATAATATTGAATAACATACTAACACCAACTGTTATAATATTAATAATTTCCTTTAAAAAATTTCTTGAAGAACCTTTCTATTCGATGTATTCGTATGGACCAATACTTTGGTCTATTTATCATATCTTTCTTTTCTTGTTAACATGGAGATTTTTCAAAAATGAAAAAGAATCTCTTAAAGAAATTATAGGGCCTTTAAAAGATAAAATATCACATTCTATATCTATAATATTTTTATTAATAGGATTATCTATACTGATATTCCAAATAATAGAGCCTATAGCAAGCGATATAATATATGGATTTGGCATGATGAAACAAATGCTAAGTGAATATAAAAAAGTCCCATTGTCTCTTTTTCTTTATACAGTTTTAATTACATCGCTAACAGCAGGTATATGCGAAGAAATAGTATGGAGAGGATATATTCAAACTAGGTTGGAATATAAACTCAGAAGCAAAATACTTGCTATAACACTTCAAGCTATATTGTTTGGTTTATGGCATGGCACATCAATACATGCGATATTTACAGCAATATTTAGTTTTATATCAGGTTTTGTATATTATAAAACAAGGAAGTTAATGCCAATAATGATATCTCATTGGATAGGAGATGTTATAGGCTTCTCAGTAATGTATTTTATATAAATATTAATAAAATAATTTTAAAAAATCAACATAGCTTCTTTATTTATTTTACTCCAATTTCTTGCGTAAAGTAAGGGTAACTTTCCAATTTTTACAATGTTATTCCATTTTTCTAAAAGTTTTTCCTCTTCATTAAAAGCCCATTTAGTTAAATTAAATAACTCTTCTTCATCAACCTCGCCTTTTAAATATTTTTCTCTAATTTTAACTTCTTTCTCAATTATTTTCTCTTGTAATTCATTTTTATCCTTCAAAAATTTATCAATATAAATTCTATAATTTGTTTGGATTTTTCTATGAAAAGCTTCAAAACGCCACCAATAATTTTTTGGATTATATTTATTTGTTGGTTTTTCTCCAATATCTAAAAGCCCCCCCTCAAAATATATTGGCTTAAATATACTTAAACATGGAAGGGAAGTTCCTGTAAAATAATGAACTTGAAATTTTTCACTAAGTAAAGATATTTGTGAAGATGCTGTTTGAGAAGGCCTTGTTAAACCTCCATAATGCATGCATATATCTTTCATTGAACCTTTTTCTGGACTAAAATCTTTAATTTGATGAGAACATAATATTTCCATTATATATTCTAATGTTATCTCTCCTTTTCTCTCTTTTAGTTTTTCGTATGTAAAGTTTCTTCTATTTTTACCATGAGAAAAATAAGTATAGAATTTATCTGAGAAATATTTGCTAAAATTAAATTTTTTATCTTCTTTTTTAATCTTCTCAATATTTTTAGAAGCAAAATCCCAATCATTTTGAATAGTTAAAGCATTTGAAATAGTATAAATATCTTCTATCCTTTTTGCAACCCAATTTTTTCCAACAGTTTCTAAAACCCATGCATCTTTTGGATCAGCAATTATAAATGAATTATGATAATAAAGTTTATGCTCATAACTCCCGCTTCCACCTTGTCCATAATTTTCTATTATTGAAATTATAAATTCTAAAGCTTCTTTAGAATTTTTAGTCCTTTCTAAAGCTAATCTTATAATATCCATTCCCAAAATTCCAATTTTCTCTTTTCTCTCTTTAGTAAAAACAGCAGTATTTCCAATCGCTAAACCAAATTCATTAACTCCCATTTCTGCTCCATACATCCACCAAGGACGAGATAAAATTACAGCATATGTTTCTTCTACTTGTGGAAATTCTATATAAGTTAATCCAATTTTCTTTTCTGTATGTCTTTGTCTAGGTATAAAATCTATAATTTGAGCTTCATTCGGTTCTCTATCGCTATTCTTAGCAAATATCATGATATTTTCTTTTGTTGCTTTAGGTGTTGCGATTAAAATATCACACATAAAATATCAAATATTATTATTCAAAGAAACTATAAAAATATTATTTATTTTAATTCGCTTTGTAAAATATAAATAGGGTTAAATTGATTTTTAAATTTAAAAATGAAAGAAAACCTCATTAAAGAATTTCTTAATAAAAATAATGTAATTGCAGTTGTAGGAGCAAGTAGGAATCCTAAAAAATATGGCTATAAAGTTTATAAAGATTTAAAAGAAGCTGGATACAAAGTTTATCCAGTAAATCCAAATACCTTAGAAATATTAGGTGATAAATGCTATCCAAATTTAGAATCATTACCAATTAAACCTGATGTTGTTAATATTGTTGTTCCACCAAATATTACAGAAAAAATAGTTAAAGAATGTAAAAAATTAAATATTAAAAAAGTTTGGATGCAACCAGGAGCAGAGTCTGAAGAAGCTATAAAATTTTGTAATGAAAATGGAATAGCTGTAATTTATGGAGTTTGCATTATGATTGAGAGGAAAAATATGGATTTTTCTTTAAAGTTTTAAAATTTCATGTTTCTTAGCAAATTTATTTTTTCATGATTTCTCTTAACTCACTGGCTCTTTCTTTATCGATTATTCCTCTTTTTTCTAAATCGTCAATGCATTTTTCAGCATAATGACACCATGTTATACAAGCTTCAGAAGCTTCTCTATGTACCATTTTACCACAATTTGGACATTTCCTTTGAGTTTCATATTCAAAAAATTCTATTTCTTCTCCACAATTTGGGCAAGATCTTATAATTATTTGAGGATAAGCAAAGGTTTTAGCTCCCGGGCAATGTGTAAACATATAACACCGTTTTAGAGATGCATTATTCTAATATAAAAAGTTTTCTTATTATTAAAATATTCCAATTTTCTCTAATATATGTAATAATAATGTTATATAGAATATAATAGTTAATGGTATATGAAAAATTCTCCAATAATCTTTTATTACTTTAATTTTAATATATCTACCCAATATTCCTCCTACGACTATAACTACCATTAAAATAAAAGTAAAGAAACTTAGGAAATAGCCTGGTTTAATTCTTTCCAATTTATTCAATATATGTATTCCTGCAAAAATAAGAGATAGAATGCCAGGTATGCAATGTATGCTTAACCAAAGTTTAATACTTTTTGGAAAACCTCTTTTTAATGCTGAATAAGTAGCAGAAATTATTAGTAATATTGCACCAATCCAACCAAACGAATGAGCTATATCCCTTGGAAAAATTCTATGTGGTGGCCCTCGATATCTTCCAAGTTGAATTGAGAAAACGATTAAAGATGTTACTAATAATATAACTAATATTGCTATAGTAAATAATAAAATCTTTTTAATTTCAAGTTGCATAATAAATTATGATAAATACGATTATTTATCTTTTTTATTTATTTTTCCTCTTGCAAAAGATGCGAATACACCTATGAAACAGAGGAATGAGAAAATAATGAATGCCACTTTTATACTTTCCAGAAAAATTTGATAATATTCCTGTGTGATTTGTACATTTCCAATATATATTGCGAATATCAACGTGGATATTCCCATGCTAAATGTCTGTCCAATGGATCGCATTGTTGCAAGTATTGCTGATGCTACTCCATAAAATTTTCTTTCAACAGAACTCATAATCGCATTTGTATTAGGAGATGAAAAAAGAGCAAAACCAAAACCAAGAAGAATTAAACTAGCTATAATAAATTCTAATAATGTTTTTTCATTTAAAAAAATTAGAAAAGAAAGCCCAATAGTGGTTATCATCATTCCTATCGATGCTATTATACGTGGTTCGATTCTATCTGAAAGTTTACCAGCAAGTGGAGAAAAAACAGCTTGCACAATGGGTTGTGATACTAAAATTAAACCTGCATTTTTAGGATCAAATCCTTTTATATATTGTAAATAAAGACTTAAGAGAAAGCTTACTGCAAATGTCGCACTATAATTAATTAATGCTGCTATATTAGAAAAAGTAAAAACTATGTTATTTTTAAATAAATTTATATTTAAAATAGGATTTTCTATTTTCTTTTCCCATTTAATTAAAATTAATATTCCAAAAATGCCCATTAAAACTAAAGATATTCCTATTATTGTTGGTAATAAAGAAAATCCATAAATTATTGCTATAAGTATAAAACTATAAATTATTGATCCGATAAAATCAAATTTTTCTCCTTTTGCTTCGACCCATTCTCCTTTTATTTTCCAAATGGTAAGAATAATAATTATTGAGCCTAATAGCATATTTGTAATAAAAATGCTTCTCCAACCGAAATATTGTGTTAAGAGCCCTCCTATAAATGGTCCAAGAGAAAGGCCTAAATATGTTGCAGCAATGTTTATCCCTAAAGCTTGACCTCTTTCACCCAGAGGAAATGCTGATGTTAAAATTGCTATTCCAGTACTAAATATCATAGCCCCTCCTATTCCTTGTAAAATTCTTAATATGACAAGCAAGATTGCAGAAAAGGAAAAAACACAGAAAAGAGATGAGAATGAATAAATAAATATACCATATGTAAAAATTTTCTTTTTTCCATACATGTCTGCTATTCTTCCAAAAGGAACAAGGAATATTGTTATAGCTAAAAGATATGAAGTAGTGACCCAACTTAGTAAAATAGCATCTATTAAAAATTCTTTTCCAATAGAAGGTAATGCGATATTAATAGAAGAGCTCATAAAAGTTGTAAGAAAAGATCCTAATGAAGTAACAATTAAAATAAAATTTTTGTTTATATTATTATTCATTTTTATTTCACTTACAATCAAAAATTAATACATAAATGTATTGCTTTATTTCTAATAAAATAAAATGATGGATATTATTGTTCCAAAAATCGTTATAATGGCTGCTACTATTATTTCTTTTAAAGTATGCTTTTTCAAAAATATTCTAGCCCAAGCTATTAAAAATAAAAACACCATTAAATAATAAATCCCTATTTTATAAAGATAATTAAGTAAGATCATTGGACCAATGCAACCTGAAATATGTATGCTTGGTTTCATATATTGGTTTGCAATCATTATTAAAAAAGTATTTATTAAATACGTTAAAGAAAATAATGCTAAAATTTTCACTTCAAAAAGTGAAAATAGTATATAGAAGAAAGAATAATTTATCAAACCATAAATTAAATGAAAATTTCTATTCCTTCTTTCTGGAACACCTATATTATCCTTTTTAAGAAGTACCATGAAAATTACAGAAAGATATGGAGCTATTGTTAAAGCAATTAAACCTATTAAAAAAGTATGCATTTTAGAAAAAATTACTTCTTCATTAATAGTAGCTACTAAGACGAGTAAGGAAGAAAATGTTGGAGGTGCAAATATTATTGATAAGATTTTTGCTAATGTATCCTTCAACATGCTATATTTTACCTCTTTTTTTAGTGATAATGATCATATCCATTTTTATTACTTTTTAAACAAAAATCTAATATAAAATCTTACTAGTTGTTCTTATAATATGATAAAAACTACATGAAAAAAAGTTTTAAAGAAATATTTATGTTCCTTATCTTCAGTTTTATACGGAAATTCCAGGTATTTTTATTTTTTCATAAATTATATCTACAATCTTTACTACGAAACTGATCCAAATAAAATATATTAAAGCTATTATCGTATAAGTTTCTATAATGCGCCATGTATGAGCAGCTATTGTTTTACCAACGTTTGCTAAATCCATTACTCCTATCGTTAATAAAGCTGCTGAACTTTTTCCTAAAGAGCAAAATTCATTACTCCATGCAGGCAAAACTATTCTTAAAGCTTGTGGAAGAATGATATAAAGAATTGTTTGCATTTTTGTAAGTCCTAAAGATAAAGCAGCCAATATTTGATCTCTATAAATTGATTCCATAGCCCCTTTAATATAACCTTTTTGGTATGCTGCACTATTAAGTGCAAATACTATTAGCCCTACTGTAAATGGATCGATATAAACATTAAGCATTTTAGGAATACTAAAATAAAATATGAAAAGTTGAACAACTATCGGACTCCCTCTAAAAAATTCAACATAAAATCCTATTATTGTTGAAGCAATCCTTCCTCCATAAAGATCTCCTATTGCTAATAGAGTTCCTAGCAAAAGACCAACTAATGATCCAAAAAATGTAACTTCAATAGTTGTGATAAATCCCTCAAGAAGCATGCTTGAATATTCAATTAAAAATTCAAACATTTTATTCCCTTGCAGTCTTTTTGATTAATCTTTCCATAAATTTCTTTGCTCTATCACTAGATGGTTTTGTAAAGAAATGCTCTGGATCCCCTCTTTCAACTATCATTCCTTGGTCAAAGAAAATCATTTCATCTGCAACTTCACGTGCAAAAGGCATTTCATGTGTAACTATGAGCATGGTAGTTCCCTGTTCAGCTAAACTTCTTAATGTATCTATTACTTCCCCTGTTAATTCTGGATCAAGGGCTGATGTAGGTTCATCAAGTAATATTATGTCTGGATTTTTCGCTAATGCTCTAGCTATTCCAACCCTTTGTTGTTGTCCTCCAGATAATTGAGCAGGATAATAATTTGCCCATTTTTCCATTTTTACAATTCTTAAAGCTTCCATTGCTCTTTCTCTAGCCTCTTTTTTCGGCATTTTTAATACATGCCTTAATGCTAATTCTACATTTCCAAGAGCTGTTAAATGAGGGAAAAGCCATATATGTTGAAAAACAAATCCTATTCTAGCTCTTGCTTTATTAAGGTCCACACCTTGCTTTGTAAGGCATTCTCCTCTAAGAAAGACTTCACCTTTAGTTGGAGGAGTTAACATGCTTAAACATCTTAAAAGTGTGCTTTTTCCTGAGCCGCTTGGTCCAAATATTACTTTGATATCCCTTTCATGAATTTGTAAAGATACATCTTTTACGGCGATTATTTCACCATAAATTTTCCATAAATTTCTACATTCCATAACAACTTCTTTCATTTTCCTTCCTCCTCTATAGTCCTAATTGCTTCTTTTTTCTGCCTCCCCATTTATCTAGATATACTGCTATTGGAAAAGTTAATATTATATATAAAAATGCTGTTGCAATATATGGAAAAACCATATCAAGGGTTGTTTTCCTTATAATATCTGCTTTTTTCATCATATCTATTACTCCAAGAATGAATGAATATGCAGAATCTTTTACTAAAAGTGCATATTCACTACCTAAACCTGGTGTTGCAATAATAAAAGTTTGAGGAATTATCACATAAAATATGGCTTGTAATTTGGAGAGCCCTAATGATCTTGCAACTAGCATTTGAGTTTCCCCTATTCCTCTTATTGCTCCTCTGAAAATTTGAGATTGGTTCGCACCACTTCTTAATCCTAAAACAAAAGTTGCTGAAAAAAAAGCATCTTTAAATAAACTTATGCCTAGGCTTAATCCTAATCCAAGATAAAAGAAAAGCATGAGAACTAATTCAGGTACTGTTCTAAAAAATTTCTCATATATATCTACTAATATTCTTAAAGATTTTCCCATATATTCTCTTAAAAAAGCAAGAGGTATTCCTAAAATAAGTCCAAATAGAAAAGAAAGAATGGATATAGCAAGAGTTACAGGTACTCCTTCTAGTATATATAGCAATTCTTCTATTGGAGTCATTTGCTTTCTTCTTCGATTATGTGCAATGCCATTTAATTTTTAATTCTTCTACTTTTCCTTCAGATATTAATTCTGCGAGTGCACCATTTATTTTTGCAACAAGAATGTCAGCATCTGCATGTGCAACCCAAGCTACTGGCCAATATGGTCTTCTATAAACTACAATCATTGCTTCTTCCCCTTTTTGTTCTGCTTCAAGCATCCACCATGATGTTACTGGAGATTCTGCATAAATGCATTGAATTGCCCCTCTTTTCATATCATCAAGTGCAGCTAAATAATCCTCATAAGTTCTCATAGCGCTAGCTGGCAATCTTCCAGCGTTTATTAAATCTTTCAATTCATCTTGTTGTGTTGTACCTACTTGAACCCCGCATATTAAATTATATTCTTTTAATTGTTCTAAAGATGTAAGTCTAGTTATGCCCAACTCGGTAGCTTTACTTTTTAACATTATTATTTGGCCTTCTGTTATACTATGGGGCATAGTAAATTGTACTTTTTCAAGTCTTTCAGGAGTAACAGAAAAACCACTAACTCCTAAATCTATTGTTTTTGCCTCAATTTCTGGTATTATTAAATCAAAACCCATTGCTTTCCATTCTACTTTAAGACCCAATCGTTCAGCAACCATTTCTGCTAGTTCAACTTCAAAACCAGTGAATTTTCCGCCTTCTAGATATTCATAAGGAGGCCAATCAGGAGAACTGCCTATTACTATTTTACCATTTTTCACAACTCTAGCCCAAACTTCATCTTCTGGTCCTTTTTTTGGAAGTATAAATGGGCTTACGTAAATGCCAACTACGAAAGCTATAGCTAATCCTATAATTAATCCTATAGCTACAATGTATTTTGCTACCATATCATTTCCCCCTTTATTTTATTATTTATTATTCTTAAAAGTTTTTCTCTTATAATAAATTTAATTTTAATTTTTTTAAAATAAAATCGTTATTTTCTTAAAAATTATAATGAATAATCCTCTGAGTAATGTTTTTTTAAATCCATTAATTTTTGAAGTATAAATATTTTTAAAAAATAATAAATATCTCTGGGGCATACCAAATTTATATAATCATCAAGTTAAGGGATTTTAATAATAGAAAATTTTGATGGAAAATAGTATACTGCCACCTTAGGAGTTATTCCATAATATCTACAACTAAAAATTGTTAAAAGCTTTTTATTAAATTGAATTTTATATCCTTTAATAGGGGGCTCATGGCTTCTAATCATTATTTTTAAGTTATTTTTTTTCAAAAAATTTTTTAAAACATTTTCTCCGAAAAATTTTATTCCAGGGCCTCTAATACTTGGTTTAAAACCCTCAATATTTTCTCTCGGGTCATTCCATAATATTTGAACAATTAAAGATGAAGAAGGATCTATTTCTCCTTTAGGAATTTTTTTTATTTGTTCTAAATTTATTAAATTTTCAGCTATTCCTCCATGTACACAAAATACTTTATTATTTATCACAGCAGCATATGGTAATAAAGAGAAAATTTTAATATAAGAATTGTAAATATCAATTGAATATTTTGAAATAACATTCGAATAAAAACCATAATAAAGATTCATTGAAGGAGTTTCATGATTCCCTCTTAATAAAAAAAGCTTATTTGGGAAATTAATCTTTTTTTCTAAAAGATAATTTATATTCTCTATTTGATATGGCCCTCTATCAACATAATCTCCTAAAAAAATTACAATATCTCCTTTTTCTAAAAAATTTTCAATTACTTTTGTTGTTGTTTCCAAATCTCCATGAGTATCGCCAACAATTACAGCTTTTTTAGTATTAATTTCTAGTAATTGCTCTTCTTTTAAAAAAATTTCTCCAGCTTTAAATAATAGGTCCTCGATTTGTTTATTTATCATGCGCATCTGAAATTTTATCCTAAAAAGGATATTTATATACTCTGTTTTATAATCTATTTAAAGGACTTATAAAAAAATATTGAATTATTAAATATATCCTAATAAATAATTGTTTATTAGAGTTGAGGTTAAAATGCCAAAAGTTGAATATCCAATAATAGTTGTTAATTTTAAAACATATAATGAATCACTTGGAGAAAAAGGTGTTAGGCTTGCAAAAATAGCTGAGCATGTCAGTAAAAGTACGGGGGTTTGTATAGGAGTAGCTCCTCAATTTATTGATTTATTTGAAATAGCAAATATAGTTGAAATACCTGTTTTTGCTCAGCATATGGACCCATATGAACCTGGAGCATATACGGGATCTATTACAGCTGAGAGTATTAAATCTTCAGGTGCTGTGGGGACGCTATTAAACCACTCAGAAAAAAGAATGAAGTTAGCAGATATAGAAGCTGCAATTTTAAGAGCAAGAGAAAATGGATTAATAACACTTGTATGTACAAATAATGTAATGGTTAGTAAAGCAGTAGCCATTCTTGATCCTGATATAATTGCTGTTGAGCCTCCAGAACTAATAGGAACAGGAATACCTGTTTCAAAAGCTAAACCGGAAATAGTATCTGGAACAGTATCTGAAATAAGGAAAATAAATAAAAAAACCCATATACTTTGTGGAGCAGGGATATCGACAGGAGAAGATGTAAGAGCAGCTATAGATTTGGGAACTGAAGGAGTATTACTTGCAAGTGGAGTGGTAAAAGCAAAAGATCCTGAAAAAGTATTATTTGAAATGGCTAATGCAGCAATCTCTAAAAGATAATTACATTATTCTAAATCTTTAAACATCCATGAAAAATCCGGATATTTTTCTCTTTTATTAATTCTTTCTGCTAATGCATGTACTACAATAGGTAAAGCTATCGTTGCATCGCAAATACATTGAATATGTTTTCCTTTTGCTGATTTTTTACCCCAGCTTATAGCTTCTTCAAAAGTGCAACCAGATAGTCCTCCCCATTGTGGAAGGTCTGTTGTAATTTGGATTGCATATTTATGAGGATAATAACTTTCTATTAACTTTCCCTCTTTCATTACTAGAAATACTTCAGCTTCTCTCCCAGGAATCTTTCTTTCTGGATATAAAAGATTAGAAGTTACAGCAAAAAGTTGAATAAAATCTTTTGGTACTCCTCCACCAATATATATTACTCCTGTATCTTTTACTTTTTCTCCTAAACTCATGAATTCTATATAATCTTTCATATTATCAATAATTAAATTAAATCCTTTGCTTTTAGCAATTAATCCAGCATCTCCATAAGGTGAATCAACTATTGCCGGACAAAAAATTGGAACTTTATATTTAGCAGCAGTAGCTACTATACTCATTATCCCCCTTTTAAGTAGNNNNNNNNNNNNNNNNNNNNNNNNNNNNNNNNNNNNNNNNNNNNNNNNNNNNNNNNNNNNNNNNNNNNNNNNNNNNNNNNNNNNNNNNNNNNNNNNGTACCATTTTCCAAATAAAAATAAAATTTCTCTTGAAGAGTAGGGTTTATTCTCTTCAAGAGAAGAAATATAAAATTCTGCTATAAGCTCTGTCATTTTCATATAATCTTCTTCTTTTCCAAAAATATCATAATAACGATTAATTCCAGCTTTTAATAATTCTTTATCATCAACTAAATGCGACCCTTGCCAATAATTATAACCCATGGCTTCAACAATATCTTCAGAAATATTTGCTCCAGTAGGAACTAGTATATCTATAAAACGATTTTCAATCAACCAATTAATAATTTTCCATTGACCACTAGTACTCATTGATCCTGCATACCCCATAAAAATTGTAACATCAGGGTCTTTAAGCATTTCTTCCCAAACTTCTACTACTTCACCTAATTTTCTTCCTTGAAACCCTGTTTGCGACATTTCTGAAAGAAGTTGGGAAATTGATTTCGGATTCTTTACTTCTATTGCCTTAACTTTTTTCTTTAAAAATTTGTTACTTTCCATTCTCAAAATCTTCGAATAAGATAATTATATTGAAAGATTTAAGTTTTTATCATAGGGGGAAGTAGTAAATCAAAAAATCATAATTTTAAAAATTTTTTCTAATCGATGTATACGCTCCTTCCTTCAACTCTTACTTATCTCTTGTACCATTTGAGTAAAATCTCTAGTAGCTAAATGAAGCTTCTTTATCTTAAGCAATTCTTTAAAATGTTACTATAAATTTTATACAAAGAAATCCGCACTTTTTAAAGAAGTAACTACTCAAAATAAGAAAGATATTTAATATCCTTAATTTTTAATATAGGATTTATAATAAGATATGAAAAACTATTGGAGTAAAGAAAAATTTATAAAAGTATTAAAAATACTTAAGAAGGAATATAAGTATATTCTTCCATTACATATAAAGCAGGGAGATCCATTTAAAACTCTTATTGGATGTATTTTAAGTCAAAGAACTAGAGATGAAATAACGAATGAAGCTTATAATCGTTTATTTTCAAAATTTAAAAGCATGAAAAATATGGCTATTGCGAATACAAATGAAATAATAGAATTAATAAAACCTGTTGGTTTTTATAAACAAAAAGCAGAAAGGATTAAAAAAATTTGCAACATTCTTTTAGAAAAATATAATGGCAAAATTCCAAGTAATAGAGAAGAGCTAATGGAATTGCCAGGTGTAGGAAATAAAACGGCAGATATAGTATTATCCTACGGTTTTGGAAAGCCAGAAATAGCTATAGATACTCATGTTGAATGTATAGCAAAAAGATTAGGAATAGTAAAAGAAAAGGCTGATTATATTGAAATAAAAAAAGCTTTAGAAATTTTTACT
The window above is part of the Nitrososphaerota archaeon genome. Proteins encoded here:
- a CDS encoding deoxyhypusine synthase family protein encodes the protein LLKRGIMSIVATAAKYKVPIFCPAIVDSPYGDAGLIAKSKGFNLIIDNMKDYIEFMSLGEKVKDTGVIYIGGGVPKDFIQLFAVTSNLLYPERKIPGREAEVFLVMKEGKLIESYYPHKYAIQITTDLPQWGGLSGCTFEEAISWGKKSAKGKHIQCICDATIALPIVVHALAERINKREKYPDFSWMFKDLE
- the nth gene encoding endonuclease III → MKNYWSKEKFIKVLKILKKEYKYILPLHIKQGDPFKTLIGCILSQRTRDEITNEAYNRLFSKFKSMKNMAIANTNEIIELIKPVGFYKQKAERIKKICNILLEKYNGKIPSNREELMELPGVGNKTADIVLSYGFGKPEIAIDTHVECIAKRLGIVKEKADYIEIKKALEIFTPINMRKFVNIIFVIHGKKICQKRKPKCGICSIKEYCKWFKEKEIVVQNQ
- a CDS encoding deoxyhypusine synthase family protein, giving the protein MESNKFLKKKVKAIEVKNPKSISQLLSEMSQTGFQGRKLGEVVEVWEEMLKDPDVTIFMGYAGSMSTSGQWKIINWLIENRFIDILVPTGANISEDIVEAMGYNYWQGSHLVDDKELLKAGINRYYDIFGKEEDYMKMTELIAEFYISSLEENKPYSSREILFLFGKWY